The following coding sequences are from one Burkholderia stabilis window:
- a CDS encoding T6SS immunity protein Tli3 family protein: protein MRYSIVVIVLAALIQGCVTQQRQIFSLGNFLRANVLPYDSPPQIIYRIDDHRFVTLENYRDCNYGQAYYNDTHAGIKTGLGRASVEDYQGRLINADLTGRNLAFPSGAPPHLGTSDHGVDVGLLYSTDGGRSFAAMVYMKNSFDPFEDSKNYSVFVTEDKVYVAKKWGDDDAYVVVSPMVPGIDLNRPYPPGVRGGSFAASKRPGVFSKLRTPSGQDRITCDASIKPSNPDAPLVPQ, encoded by the coding sequence ATGAGGTACTCGATTGTTGTCATTGTACTGGCTGCCCTGATACAGGGATGCGTGACACAGCAGAGGCAGATATTTTCATTGGGTAATTTTCTGCGTGCAAACGTGCTGCCCTATGATTCACCACCCCAGATCATCTACCGAATCGATGACCACCGTTTTGTGACACTCGAGAACTATCGAGACTGCAATTACGGTCAAGCCTATTACAACGATACGCACGCTGGGATAAAAACAGGCTTGGGTAGAGCGAGTGTCGAAGATTACCAAGGTCGACTAATTAATGCTGATCTGACTGGGCGAAATTTAGCCTTTCCGTCCGGTGCGCCGCCGCATCTTGGAACGTCGGATCACGGCGTCGATGTTGGATTGTTGTATTCGACGGACGGCGGGAGAAGCTTCGCTGCAATGGTTTATATGAAGAACAGTTTTGATCCGTTCGAGGACTCGAAGAACTATTCGGTGTTCGTAACCGAAGACAAAGTCTATGTCGCGAAGAAGTGGGGAGACGACGATGCCTACGTCGTTGTATCTCCGATGGTGCCGGGTATTGACTTAAACAGGCCCTATCCGCCTGGTGTCAGGGGCGGGAGCTTTGCAGCATCAAAGCGACCAGGTGTTTTTTCAAAGCTTCGCACGCCCTCCGGCCAGGACCGCATCACCTGCGACGCGTCGATCAAGCCGTCTAACCCGGATGCACCGCTGGTACCCCAATGA
- a CDS encoding PAAR domain-containing protein: protein MEHTIMKNPVCLGDATTHGGVVKTASSTFDLDGRKVALLHDVVSCPEHGDNSIIECTEGYSEGGRKWAVHMCRTRCGSQVIASSKGMKIA, encoded by the coding sequence ATGGAGCACACCATCATGAAAAACCCAGTGTGCCTGGGCGATGCGACGACACATGGCGGCGTCGTCAAGACCGCATCATCGACATTCGATCTCGACGGCCGCAAGGTGGCGCTGCTGCATGACGTCGTCTCGTGCCCGGAGCACGGCGACAACTCGATCATCGAGTGCACCGAGGGCTACAGCGAAGGCGGCCGAAAATGGGCGGTGCATATGTGCCGGACGCGGTGTGGCAGCCAGGTGATCGCCAGCAGCAAAGGGATGAAAATCGCATGA